A single genomic interval of Hymenobacter sp. GOD-10R harbors:
- a CDS encoding topoisomerase C-terminal repeat-containing protein yields the protein MIEQTEPKPSAGEQQVSQTTGPAAAPKKAPLVNIDTVRDEFITNAQPVADALRKSGKEVAATQLEEAAKIIGVAVGPQPAQRVAGDSLKGDSVGNVLKNIWDVIEKDPTLKKLPEAKNLRKASDTLDGAGLLNITVRNGVIVSFVSNFAENFANAQQHAPKPEQKPAVVKESLASAARVQQMPAKSTAAPVSVAPVEQPAKVPPQTQEKAAALLSPALMEKARELHQQSVSNQVKGFTREDVPAETLAKMGVQVSDLEKSGQLQKLLSGQKTDLISSFSLRNEQGEAVPFAAKLVLKRDEVGAPSLQFDLPKHQLIIPEQILGKEITPAMRQQLVSDGVVPLADGFRDGKGQTFAAYVAIDKDMNRVVAVRREGMILPKEVLGIKLTSEQQKLLLEGQPTKVEGMTNSKNQLFDATVQIDPVKRQLNFRDVTPHVAKEIKQEAKQEAPRSRIRL from the coding sequence ATGATTGAGCAGACCGAACCTAAACCAAGTGCTGGAGAACAGCAGGTTTCCCAAACCACAGGGCCAGCAGCGGCCCCGAAGAAAGCGCCCCTAGTCAACATTGATACGGTGCGTGATGAATTTATCACCAACGCTCAACCGGTAGCTGACGCCTTGCGCAAAAGCGGAAAAGAGGTGGCAGCTACCCAGCTCGAAGAAGCCGCTAAAATTATCGGGGTAGCCGTTGGTCCGCAACCGGCCCAGCGCGTAGCTGGTGATAGCCTGAAAGGCGACTCGGTAGGCAATGTGCTCAAAAACATTTGGGACGTAATTGAGAAAGACCCAACGTTAAAAAAACTGCCTGAAGCAAAGAACTTGCGCAAGGCCAGTGACACGCTGGATGGTGCAGGGCTACTTAATATCACGGTGCGTAACGGCGTGATCGTAAGCTTTGTCAGTAATTTTGCCGAGAACTTTGCCAATGCACAGCAGCATGCACCAAAGCCTGAGCAAAAGCCAGCAGTCGTGAAGGAGTCGCTGGCCTCAGCCGCGCGGGTGCAGCAGATGCCAGCCAAGTCGACTGCTGCACCCGTGTCCGTAGCTCCCGTAGAGCAACCAGCCAAAGTACCGCCACAGACTCAGGAGAAAGCAGCTGCCTTGTTAAGTCCTGCGCTTATGGAGAAAGCCAGAGAACTGCATCAGCAGTCCGTAAGTAATCAAGTTAAAGGCTTCACCCGCGAGGATGTCCCCGCCGAAACACTCGCTAAAATGGGTGTGCAGGTAAGTGACCTGGAGAAATCAGGGCAGTTGCAAAAGCTACTGAGCGGCCAAAAGACCGACCTTATCTCTTCCTTTTCCTTACGCAATGAACAAGGCGAAGCCGTGCCGTTTGCGGCCAAGCTGGTGCTCAAGCGGGACGAAGTCGGTGCTCCCAGTTTGCAATTCGACTTGCCGAAGCACCAGCTCATAATTCCTGAGCAGATCCTAGGCAAAGAGATTACCCCAGCGATGCGCCAGCAACTCGTTAGTGATGGGGTAGTGCCGTTGGCTGATGGCTTCCGGGATGGCAAAGGGCAAACCTTTGCTGCTTACGTGGCCATCGACAAGGATATGAACCGAGTGGTAGCCGTGCGCCGCGAGGGGATGATACTACCCAAGGAGGTGCTAGGTATTAAACTAACTTCTGAACAGCAGAAGCTATTACTGGAGGGCCAGCCGACCAAAGTAGAAGGCATGACCAATAGTAAGAACCAGCTCTTTGACGCGACCGTGCAGATTGATCCGGTGAAGCGCCAGCTAAACTTTCGGGATGTCACACCCCATGTTGCGAAGGAGATTAAGCAGGAGGCCAAGCAAGAAGCTCCACGGTCAAGAATTCGCTTATAA
- a CDS encoding toprim domain-containing protein yields the protein MQQPREPELNFTQVKKDLNLIDLVLHLGYQHNRAKSGPSLDKGKFHVFDYRGNPNLDQVIIYKANSGDYLYFSRADDRDKGSVIDFLKYRVENPRIDGIVASAGKGIWASVIDNAKRFLNLPEQQRQASPILQASIEPVKRGDQYVPDFLLKTTPLTDKRYLLSRGLSEETLSNSCFAGRILNHIHEGLSKDGHSYKFVNTAFPQLYKDKIVGLEIKANGFKGQAADSLNSSALWISNSGAKTHTLIVSESAIDSLSHFQLKQPNNTMYASTSGNLTDNKVAEIKRLVENQNLRTVKLAFDNNLEGHIFDTRLIAGLAHESTPMRIERNLPGLLTISIYSDQEKYFANLHQLARNYNQRITEGYYQVAGREPATSNTLTSELIIAAKQAENSYHFHVPKRLETLAFFNQALVTAYPMTARLELDKSRANDWNDQLKQNSKANTLAPLMRQQIQRRGPKL from the coding sequence ATGCAACAGCCCCGCGAACCTGAGCTTAATTTCACCCAAGTCAAGAAGGACCTCAATCTAATTGACTTAGTGCTGCACCTGGGCTATCAGCACAACCGAGCCAAGAGCGGCCCTTCGCTCGACAAAGGCAAGTTTCACGTCTTTGATTACCGAGGCAACCCAAACCTAGATCAAGTCATTATCTACAAGGCGAACTCAGGGGATTATCTGTACTTCAGCCGAGCCGATGATCGGGACAAGGGTAGCGTCATTGACTTTCTTAAATACCGTGTTGAGAATCCGCGCATTGATGGCATTGTGGCCAGCGCAGGCAAGGGCATTTGGGCCAGCGTCATCGACAACGCAAAGCGGTTTCTGAACTTGCCCGAGCAGCAGCGGCAAGCAAGCCCCATTCTGCAGGCGAGTATTGAGCCGGTCAAACGGGGTGATCAGTATGTGCCGGATTTCCTACTAAAGACCACCCCCCTAACTGATAAGCGCTACTTGCTTAGCCGTGGACTTAGCGAAGAGACGTTAAGCAACAGCTGCTTTGCCGGCCGAATCCTGAACCACATTCATGAAGGTTTAAGCAAGGATGGCCACTCGTACAAATTTGTAAACACCGCCTTCCCGCAGCTCTACAAGGATAAGATTGTAGGTCTGGAAATTAAGGCCAACGGCTTCAAGGGGCAGGCGGCTGATTCATTGAATTCGTCGGCGCTGTGGATATCCAACAGCGGGGCCAAGACGCACACGCTTATTGTGTCGGAGAGCGCCATTGATAGCCTCTCTCACTTTCAGTTGAAGCAGCCCAATAATACCATGTACGCATCGACGTCGGGCAATCTGACGGATAACAAGGTGGCCGAGATCAAGCGCCTGGTGGAAAATCAGAACCTGAGAACAGTGAAGCTAGCTTTTGATAACAACCTGGAGGGGCATATATTCGACACACGACTGATTGCAGGGCTAGCCCACGAGTCCACGCCCATGCGTATCGAGCGCAATCTGCCCGGACTGCTCACCATCAGTATCTACTCGGACCAAGAGAAGTACTTTGCGAACCTGCATCAGCTAGCTAGGAACTACAATCAACGGATTACGGAGGGCTATTATCAGGTAGCAGGGCGCGAGCCAGCCACCTCCAATACCCTGACCAGTGAGTTGATCATTGCGGCCAAGCAGGCAGAGAACAGCTATCACTTTCATGTTCCTAAGCGCCTCGAAACCTTGGCCTTTTTTAACCAGGCTTTGGTAACAGCTTACCCGATGACCGCGCGGTTGGAACTGGACAAGTCGCGCGCCAATGATTGGAATGATCAGTTGAAGCAGAATAGCAAAGCGAACACGTTGGCACCCTTGATGCGCCAGCAGATTCAGCGGCGGGGACCGAAGTTGTAA
- a CDS encoding Imm32 family immunity protein: MNSYQSALTGHLDLFVGHDEEEVAGERQPGQTILIHGDPEGLRSFAQLLLRLADRQQEELSALPVGAREHVSLRPDLDLSHSSVEVIVGRLDAKGTGEFYDRYEAKSGLEKSNL, from the coding sequence ATGAACTCCTACCAATCAGCACTCACCGGTCATTTAGACCTCTTTGTTGGCCATGACGAAGAAGAGGTTGCAGGCGAAAGGCAGCCAGGGCAAACCATCTTAATTCACGGCGATCCAGAGGGCCTCAGATCGTTTGCCCAGCTGTTGCTCCGCTTAGCTGACCGCCAGCAAGAGGAGCTCTCAGCCCTCCCCGTTGGCGCCCGAGAACACGTTTCCCTGCGACCCGACTTAGATCTCAGTCACAGCTCGGTGGAAGTCATTGTCGGCAGGTTGGACGCCAAGGGGACCGGCGAGTTCTATGACCGTTACGAGGCGAAAAGCGGCTTAGAAAAGAGTAACTTATGA
- a CDS encoding RNA polymerase sigma factor, translating to MPLSSLPLAPPPAAETRLVARLCARDESAMTAFYERYGSTLYRRILRLVRCPATAEDLLQEGLVKIWHAMPDYDAARGRLFSWSLTICQRRAIDHLRSAPHRLTCRTVWDEEHAALHQLPSTGSAEYLGVRELLHALPPAYRRVLELRFFEGYTQQEVADYLALPLGTVKTRNRTALQQLAGLFRIPLPA from the coding sequence ATGCCTCTCTCTTCGCTACCCCTTGCCCCGCCACCGGCGGCGGAAACCCGTTTAGTGGCGCGCTTATGCGCCCGCGACGAAAGCGCCATGACCGCGTTTTACGAGCGCTATGGTTCTACCCTCTACCGCCGCATTCTGCGCTTGGTGCGGTGCCCCGCCACCGCTGAGGACCTGTTGCAGGAGGGTCTGGTGAAGATCTGGCACGCCATGCCCGACTACGACGCGGCACGTGGGCGCCTGTTCAGCTGGAGCCTGACGATTTGCCAGCGCCGGGCCATCGATCACCTGCGCTCAGCCCCGCATCGCCTCACCTGTCGCACGGTCTGGGACGAGGAACACGCCGCGCTCCATCAACTGCCCTCGACCGGCTCGGCCGAGTATCTGGGCGTGCGCGAACTGCTGCACGCCCTGCCGCCGGCGTACCGGCGCGTGTTGGAGCTGCGCTTTTTTGAAGGCTATACCCAGCAGGAAGTAGCCGACTACTTGGCCCTGCCGCTGGGCACGGTGAAAACCCGCAATCGGACGGCGCTGCAGCAACTGGCCGGCCTGTTTCGCATTCCGTTGCCCGCTTGA
- a CDS encoding BLUF domain-containing protein has translation MNDLSTEAARRRAIAWATALATNTSLFPQAYEQGLLDEYAVGALSLEQVLKLLEERVQHVLYRSRATQVFSEQQLSELLAESRAWNEQHGITGLLCYSDRQFVQLLEGKAGPVDLLYARIQRDARHQQVTTLSQAHNAQRFFADWQMGFVRVEADEFHWVLTGLEHPSDNASLIEQYVKDPHLRTLLQAFSQA, from the coding sequence ATGAACGATCTTTCAACGGAAGCCGCCCGGCGCCGAGCCATTGCCTGGGCCACGGCCTTGGCCACCAACACCTCGCTCTTCCCCCAAGCCTACGAGCAAGGACTGCTCGATGAGTACGCGGTGGGCGCCCTCTCCTTGGAGCAGGTGCTCAAGCTGCTGGAGGAGCGCGTCCAGCACGTACTCTACCGCAGCCGGGCCACGCAGGTCTTCAGCGAGCAGCAGCTTAGCGAGTTGCTGGCCGAATCACGGGCCTGGAACGAGCAGCACGGCATCACCGGGCTGTTGTGCTACAGTGACCGCCAGTTTGTGCAGTTGCTGGAAGGCAAGGCGGGTCCGGTCGACTTGCTCTACGCCCGCATTCAGCGCGATGCTCGCCACCAGCAAGTGACGACGTTGAGCCAAGCCCACAATGCCCAGCGCTTCTTTGCCGATTGGCAGATGGGGTTCGTGAGGGTGGAGGCGGACGAGTTTCACTGGGTGTTGACCGGCTTGGAGCACCCGAGCGACAACGCTTCGCTCATCGAGCAATACGTTAAAGACCCGCACTTGCGCACCCTGCTGCAGGCCTTTAGTCAGGCGTAA
- a CDS encoding mechanosensitive ion channel family protein produces the protein MDFSIAWKQINQMGRDFMALLPNLLFGLLVFVIFLFAARGVRSLVERITHNRQQSESLKILLSRLAYVAMLILGILVTVTIIVPSFTPASLVSALGIGGVAIGFAFKDIFQNFLAGILLLLTEPFKINDQITYKDYEGTVESIQTRATTIRTYDGRRVVIPNAELFINAVTVNTAYDKRRLQYDVGIGYGDDIATTRQLILEAMRGVEGVLTDPAPDAIVVDLAGSSVNIRARWWINPPRRADVMDAQDKVLEAIKNTLTAHGIDLPFPTQQILLHDQTEATDGNRKMQREGWPAGQGEVPKSRAAVQQAAPPTSPVA, from the coding sequence ATGGATTTTTCAATTGCCTGGAAGCAAATCAACCAAATGGGCCGCGACTTTATGGCCCTGCTGCCCAACCTGCTGTTTGGGCTACTTGTCTTCGTAATCTTCTTGTTTGCGGCTCGTGGTGTGCGCTCACTGGTCGAGCGCATTACTCACAACCGCCAGCAGAGCGAGAGCCTTAAGATACTGCTGAGCCGCCTGGCCTACGTGGCCATGCTCATCCTGGGCATTCTCGTTACGGTCACCATTATTGTGCCCAGCTTCACCCCGGCCAGTTTGGTGAGTGCCCTGGGCATCGGCGGAGTAGCCATCGGCTTTGCCTTCAAGGACATCTTCCAGAACTTTCTGGCCGGCATTCTGTTGCTACTCACCGAGCCATTCAAAATCAACGACCAGATTACCTACAAGGACTATGAGGGCACCGTGGAGTCGATTCAGACCCGCGCCACGACTATTCGCACCTACGACGGCCGGCGCGTAGTAATCCCGAATGCCGAGCTGTTTATCAACGCCGTAACCGTGAATACAGCCTACGACAAGCGCCGCCTGCAGTACGACGTGGGCATTGGCTACGGCGACGACATTGCCACTACCCGCCAGCTGATACTGGAAGCCATGCGCGGCGTGGAGGGGGTGCTCACCGACCCCGCCCCCGACGCCATTGTGGTGGACCTGGCTGGCAGCAGCGTCAATATCCGCGCCCGCTGGTGGATAAACCCGCCGCGCCGCGCCGACGTGATGGACGCCCAGGATAAGGTGCTGGAAGCCATCAAGAACACGCTAACCGCCCACGGCATCGACCTGCCCTTCCCAACACAGCAAATCCTGCTACACGACCAGACCGAAGCTACCGACGGCAACCGTAAAATGCAACGCGAAGGCTGGCCCGCCGGCCAAGGCGAAGTGCCAAAATCGCGGGCTGCAGTGCAGCAAGCAGCACCGCCCACCTCACCAGTTGCCTAA
- a CDS encoding endonuclease/exonuclease/phosphatase family protein, protein MLLAMEPDAWWAQDLKPLETSYPYRIELPRPDACGLLLYSRLPLVATQVQDLLQRGVPSVRTRLHLPSGRQVDFFGIHPTPPIPDNYPDGVGLRGMALDKVADLVRANALPTIVAGDFNEVSWSGTITQLTRVALLRDVSREHGFYNTFDARSHLARWPLDHFFGSPQWRVVELRRLPDQGIDQFPLYIELALSAE, encoded by the coding sequence ATGCTGCTGGCCATGGAGCCCGATGCCTGGTGGGCGCAGGACCTCAAGCCCTTGGAGACTAGCTACCCTTACCGCATTGAGCTGCCGCGCCCTGACGCCTGCGGCCTGCTGCTCTACTCGCGGCTGCCGCTGGTTGCTACCCAGGTGCAGGATTTATTGCAGCGCGGCGTACCCTCGGTGCGCACGCGGCTGCACCTGCCCAGCGGTCGGCAGGTCGATTTCTTCGGCATTCACCCCACTCCACCCATCCCCGATAATTACCCCGATGGGGTGGGCCTGCGCGGCATGGCCCTGGACAAAGTAGCCGACTTGGTACGCGCCAACGCGTTGCCCACCATCGTGGCCGGCGACTTCAACGAGGTGAGCTGGTCAGGCACTATCACGCAACTCACCCGCGTTGCGCTGCTGCGCGACGTGAGCCGGGAACACGGCTTCTACAACACCTTCGACGCCCGCTCGCATCTAGCCCGCTGGCCGCTCGACCATTTCTTCGGCAGCCCGCAGTGGCGGGTAGTGGAGCTAAGGCGGCTGCCCGACCAGGGCATTGACCAATTTCCGCTGTATATCGAGCTGGCGCTTTCGGCTGAGTGA
- a CDS encoding sodium:proton antiporter, with amino-acid sequence MDLFTLITLLIVAAALFAYFNTRLLKLPDAIGIMVVSLGFSLTLVGLAWVQPTWFAVVRHTVQGIKFDKVLFDVMLSLLLFAGAFHTDAAKLNVERRSVMLFAVVGVLLSTGLIGTGLYYLGGWLELGLPYPLCLLFGALISPTDPIAVLGILARFKQLPDNVKMNIVGESLFNDGVGVVVFASLYRLVLGGSEGVGAGSIAWLFVEEAGGGVLFGLALGYGLYRLLRTINHYQTEVILTLAAVMGGYLLAQRLHVSGPLAMVVAGLLVGDRAREDAMSHQTEEYVDKFWELIDVILNALLFVLIGVELLVIKFEQAYWLISVLAVVLVLAARYVAVWLPYRLARRWLSLDDKAPLMMTWGGLRGGISVALALSISDAVPHKGLIVAITYAVVVFSVIGQGLTLEKLIRRLYPAGK; translated from the coding sequence ATGGATTTATTTACTCTCATTACGCTGCTCATCGTGGCGGCGGCCCTGTTTGCCTACTTCAATACGCGCCTGCTCAAGCTACCCGATGCCATCGGCATCATGGTCGTGTCGCTGGGCTTTTCGCTGACGCTGGTGGGGCTGGCCTGGGTGCAGCCCACCTGGTTTGCGGTGGTGCGGCACACGGTGCAAGGCATCAAGTTCGATAAAGTCCTGTTCGACGTGATGCTCAGCCTGTTGCTTTTCGCCGGGGCTTTCCACACCGACGCGGCCAAGCTGAATGTGGAGCGGCGCTCGGTGATGCTGTTTGCCGTGGTGGGGGTGCTGCTAAGCACCGGTCTCATCGGCACGGGGCTGTACTACCTAGGGGGCTGGCTGGAATTGGGGCTGCCGTACCCGCTGTGTTTGCTGTTTGGGGCGCTGATTTCGCCCACCGACCCCATTGCCGTGCTCGGCATTCTGGCCCGCTTCAAGCAGCTGCCCGACAACGTGAAGATGAACATCGTGGGCGAGTCGCTTTTCAACGACGGGGTGGGGGTGGTGGTGTTTGCCAGCCTCTACCGCCTCGTGCTGGGCGGCTCCGAGGGCGTGGGGGCGGGCAGCATCGCCTGGCTATTCGTGGAGGAAGCCGGGGGTGGGGTGCTATTTGGGCTGGCGCTGGGCTACGGCCTCTATCGGCTGCTGCGCACCATCAACCACTACCAGACCGAGGTTATCCTGACGCTGGCCGCCGTGATGGGCGGCTACCTGCTGGCCCAGCGCCTGCATGTGTCGGGTCCGCTGGCCATGGTGGTGGCCGGGCTGCTGGTGGGCGACCGCGCCCGCGAGGATGCCATGAGCCACCAGACCGAAGAGTACGTCGATAAATTCTGGGAGTTGATCGATGTGATTCTCAATGCCCTGCTATTCGTGCTCATTGGCGTGGAACTGCTGGTTATCAAGTTCGAGCAGGCCTACTGGCTCATCAGCGTGCTGGCGGTGGTGCTGGTGCTGGCGGCGCGCTACGTGGCGGTGTGGCTGCCCTACCGGCTGGCCCGCCGCTGGCTTTCGCTCGACGACAAGGCCCCGCTGATGATGACCTGGGGCGGACTACGTGGGGGTATCTCGGTAGCGCTGGCCCTATCCATTAGCGATGCCGTGCCGCACAAGGGGCTCATCGTGGCCATTACCTACGCCGTAGTTGTGTTCTCGGTCATTGGCCAAGGCTTGACGCTGGAAAAGCTCATCCGGCGGCTGTACCCGGCAGGCAAGTAG